The Meles meles chromosome 12, mMelMel3.1 paternal haplotype, whole genome shotgun sequence genomic sequence GCCTGGTATCTCAGCCATCCACCAGGACAGAACCAGCAGGCCCCAGCTGGTATGCTGAATCCAGATGAAGGTGGAAAATggattttgcattttgaaagTCAACCGTTCTAATACTGAGCCCTAGAACATACTTATTAAGTACAAGTACACTGAGGGCTTCAGAAATTCTTTATAAGATCAAATTTGTAATGCTCATATCCCAAAATCACTCTTAAAACAAGTTAAGCCTTAATCTTATTATCCCTCTGGGTTTCTGAGTTTCTACTAGATtttacctgtttttaaaaatacaaataaatgtatgTTCAGGACTATAACTGTGTTGTTTGAATTCCtgactatgtatatatattcctGAATATGTATGATATATGCTAAGTTAAGTACACTTGTAGGTTATTTGAAAGTGATAAAAGTTAAGGTAACAGAATATTAATCACAAGTGCCCATTGGTGTGGTGACATTTGCCCACTGCACTAAGTTTTGATctttaagcaaatgaaaaactcTTACAAAATAAAAGTACATTCCATGTTCTTCTTCACACCTGGACTCCTGTCCTCACTATTCAAGCACACAAGGGATAGAATTCTTGCTTGTGCTATTGTTCTACTGTCATTTATTGACACAATTCATTAACTCATCTCTCACATAAGAGTAGAAAATCAACTTAGAAGGTTTCTAAGTCCAAGGTTTCCCATAACTCTGTGTGCCTCACCTGAACACCAGCGCTGCACAGAATATCTTCCTTTTCTTACATTTCTACCTGGGTCTAGTAGAAACCTCATGActaaaaaataagcatttaattcCACAAAGCTGCACGAAATggcccccctctccccactttagACATCCTTCTGAATGGGAAAATGCCATGATGGATTTTTAAACCATGTAACACTCCAGTGGTTTAGGCTGGGGTACCCTGGCATCTGAAATCGTGATGTTTTATCATGAGAAACTGAGAAGATActgcttctcttttttaaaaagagaaagaaacgtTCTGCTAGGGCTCATTAAAAGGGGTTTTAAGATTGGAGCCAATAAAACAGGACTGTCGAttccaaagtttaaaaaaaaatctgtcacattttaaaaagtcatcatttccctctcccctctggcatgAAACCCTATTTGCAGCACAGACACACACGTTCCAGAGAGCGACAGCAAGTCCCCAACTTCTTTGTGACTTCAGAGCCTGCACAAGGACCTAACTGGAGAGACAGAAGACTCCCCTCCTCCCAGTTTCCAGCAGTGCTCCCCTTAGAGCTGGGAGCTGCTAGGCATGATTCACTCTGACACCCTGAAACCTCTTGCTTTGCTcccttttaaaagtgaaaaagaaaggcTTTCCACAAGACAAAGTTTGCCTGGGTCTGTGATGCCAGAATTTCCAATAGTGGCCCTAATAGACAAAAGGTTTGGGAGCTCTAACTTccaagggagcagcagactcagtcactaaacaacaacaacaacaacaacaacagaccTTGAgtgtttgagagaaagaatgaaagatcTCCTCGTGGAGCGTCGCCAGGGCGTCCCTGCTCACCCAAGGCAGGAAAGAGGTGGAGTGGGGTGGGACTTGTCATTGCAGAATCCTTTTCCTCAAGGAAGCTCATTTTGAGATTTGGAGGGAGGACTGCTTAGAGAGGGTTCCCTAGCGGCACTGGAAACTGTCCCGGCCTTTAGCCCCACCTGCCTGTCAATTTCAGCCCCCAAGTCCCGCATTTCTCGCTCTGGGGATGTTGGGAACATGGGCTTTCCAGCGCTCAGGGATGCTCATATGTCACTTTCCTGTTGACCTTTCGGGGACTCCGAAATCAACTTTCCCCACAGAGTCTGAATTGTTTGTTTGCGATTGTTTTCAGCTCGACAGAGCCTCCCGCGCagcccacccctctccccactcctatctgcccccctcccctccctccggcctttcctgccccccccaacccccgcccccctctTTGTTGTCTCCTACCTGCTGGCCAGGCTCTGCCTGCAGTGCTGCCTGAAGGGCATCAGGTGGTAGTTCATGGCGTCCAGCAGCAGCTTCTGGCAGACCGGGTCGGTGCGCATGAAATCCACTGACTGGACCCGCTCCACCAGCTCCGGGGCCGGGATGAGCGCGAAGCGGAGGCGCTTCATGAGGTCGGGCGCGTACTGCATGCGGGTCTCGCGGTCGTGCTCCAGCCACAGCACGGACATCTGGAAGAGCGCCAGCTCCGACTCCACGGGGGGCGGCAGCGAGTCCAGCAGGGCGCGCATCTCCTCGAAGTTGAGCAGCAGCACATCCTCCACCAGGTACTTGTTGGCCAGCTTCTTGGTCTCCTCCAGGCCGTGCAGCGCGGCGATCTTGCACACCTGCTTGTAGTTCTGTACCGAGATCTGGTCGTTGAGGAACTGCACGCAGAGCTTGGTGACCTGGGGGATGTGCAAGATCTTGCTGACCGACAGCACCTCCTCCACCGTGTCCAGGGAGAGGGTCACGTTGGCCGTGTAGAGGTACTCGAGCACCAGGCGCAGCCCGATGGACGAGCAGCCCTGCAGCACCAGGTTGTTGATGGCCCGAGGACTGGTCAGCAGCTTGTCGtcgggggaggaggaaggagtccCGGGCTCCTCCTGCGGCGGCGGCTGTTGTTGCTGTGGCGgctgctgctgcggctgctgctgctgctggtccttGGGGGCCCCCAGGCCGTCCTGGCCGCCGACCCCTCCCCCGAGAGGGGGGTGGCTGGAGAAGAGCGATCGGAAGTACTGCGAGCAGGAGGCCAGCACGGCCTTGTGGCAGTGAAACTGCTGGCCCTGGGCCGTCAGGGTCACGTCGCAAAACAGCTGCTTCCTCCACAGCAGGTTGAGGCCGTGCAGCAGGTTGTCGCTGTGGCTGGGGTCGAAGGTGGAGGTCCTGTCCCCGGATCTGGACATGGCGAGCTGACTCGGCGCACCTGGCTTTAAACCCTCCTCCAACCTGGCagacaggggtgggggatgggagggaggggagaaggatagtggagggggtggggtgtggtcggggtggggaagggtgtggaggggaggggagggcgaaGAACAACAGTCAGTGTTCAGCTTGGCTCCTGCCCAGCGCGCCCCAGGACCCCGACCCTAGGAGTAAGGTCTGAAGGCGCTGAATCCGTGAGCGCCACCAAAAGGGCCCTGTCTGGGGTCGGGGCGCCGGTTCAGCTCCTTGCTACTCCTCTTGCTACCGCCCACACACTTCGTCCCTCACTTTCCTAAAACCACCCTGGCTCGGCTCTTGGCAGCGACAGGGGTGGCAGCAGCGACGGCAAAGTGGCGGCGGAGGCCGAGACACCTCGTGGGCTTGTGTCCATGCCGGGCCTGAGAAAGGGAAAGGCCAGGGAGTGGGGAGCCGGGGGTTCCCGGAGAGCGCAGAGGCGACCGTCGGCAGAGGTTCCAGGTCAACTTGTGCCTGCAGCTTTGTTCTTCGCAGTTGGTccagtttggggggtaggaaaggggACCCGACAAGCGTGCGGGTGGGCGATTCTTAGCTCTCCAAAAGCTGGGAACCCCTTCGATTATCCGTGCTGCCCCGAGAAACTCCTAGGCTAATAGTCTGAGGTAGCAGATAAAGCCCTTTCTTCTCCCGGGAAAGTGCAGTGGAGCGCGGTGAGGACCAGCTCAGTGGACTCGGCAGAGGCGGGAGCTGTCCTTATCAATTCTAGCTCATTTCCCTCACCCCGGCCCTGCCTGCTTGCCTGCTTCGCAAACTGTTGGCTTCCCCGTCACCACTCAGTTTTGCTAATTTTCCAGAGACGCCTTTAAACCTGGCAGGAGAATCCTtttggccccccacccccgaccccctcTCTCCCGCCCCCCGCATTTCAAAGCGCGGAAGTTCAGACGTGTATCTCCCCTTCTCTCGCGGGGCGGCACCGGGGAGACGAGGAGGGAGGAAGTGGGGCCACTGGGGTGGGTTTAGAGCAGGACCCCAGAGGCCCGGAGGGATTCACGTGAAAGGTTCTGTCTCCAAGGCACCAGGAACAGTGGCTTTAACTCCAGTAACTGTGAGAAGTTCAAGTTAActgggtgttgggggagggggtgggggctgtcCAATGGGGGGGGGTAGGTTCCGTGCAGGGTCTCTGCATCCCACCCAGCATCTCGGCGTGAAGCCTCAGCTTCCCCACGAGCCCCTCGGTAAAACCCCCAGCGACCCCCCACTCGGGCACCCCCACTCTCCTGGCCCTGGAACTACTTCTGTAAAAAAAAGTCTGAACCGCCCGCATCCAGGCGGAGGACg encodes the following:
- the KLHL14 gene encoding kelch-like protein 14 — protein: MSRSGDRTSTFDPSHSDNLLHGLNLLWRKQLFCDVTLTAQGQQFHCHKAVLASCSQYFRSLFSSHPPLGGGVGGQDGLGAPKDQQQQQPQQQPPQQQQPPPQEEPGTPSSSPDDKLLTSPRAINNLVLQGCSSIGLRLVLEYLYTANVTLSLDTVEEVLSVSKILHIPQVTKLCVQFLNDQISVQNYKQVCKIAALHGLEETKKLANKYLVEDVLLLNFEEMRALLDSLPPPVESELALFQMSVLWLEHDRETRMQYAPDLMKRLRFALIPAPELVERVQSVDFMRTDPVCQKLLLDAMNYHLMPFRQHCRQSLASRIRSNKKMLLLVGGLPPGPDRLPSNLVQYYDDEKKTWKILTIMPYNSAHHCVVEVENFLFVLGGEDQWNPNGKHSTNFVSRYDPRFNSWIQLPPMQERRASFYACRLDKHLYVIGGRNETGYLSSVECYNLETNEWRYVSSLPQPLAAHAGAVHNGKIYISGGVHNGEYVPWLYCYDPVMDVWARKQDMNTKRAIHTLAVMNDRLYAIGGNHLKGFSHLDVMLVECYDPKGDQWNILQTPILEGRSGPGCAVLDDSIYLVGGYSWSMGAYKSSTICYCPEKGTWTELEGDVAEPLAGPACATVILPACVPYNK